The sequence CGAACCCAGCACCTGGGCCAGCAGCGCCCGGGCGATGCCACGGCGGTGCTGGTCGGCCCGGACTGCGATCAGCCCGATCCGCGGCTGCCGGGTCACCGGTGCCACCCGGACCAGTCCCACGTACCGGTCGGACTGTGCTGCCACCGCGTACTTCGACGGGTACAGCACCGTGGTCCCGTTCGGGCGGGGCAACACCTCGGCCGGCATCGTCTGCCATCCGACGGTGGCCTCGACCTCCTCGCGAATCTCGCGGTCCAACGCTCGCAGCGGACCCTCCTGCGCCTCACCGGCGGGCACGATCGTCACGTCCGACGGCGGTTGCACCGAGTCGAGCCCGGTGATCTGAGGGTCGGTGGGCACCAGGTACTCCCACTCGCGGTGCCGGACCGTGAAGCCGAGTTGCTTCCAACTGGTCGTCAGGTCGGGGTCAGCCTCGTCGACCAGCGTGTAGAGCGGCCTCGGCAGGTCCGCCAGCATCGCCTCGGCGAGCTGGTCGAAGACCGTTCGGTGCCACGCGTCGATGCTGAGGAAGAGCCGCCCGTCGGGCCGGAGCGAGGCGTCGCCGCAGCCGACCACCTGGTCGTCCTCCACAGCGTGCCACTGCGTCTCCGCGACCCGGGTGATCACTACCGTGGGCTCGCCCGTGCCCGAAGTGAAATGCACAGAATTCATAGGTTGTTGCCTTTCGGGAGTGCCTTGTCGTCGAGGCGCTCCTGGCGACACCTATGTCAATCGCCCGACCGTGACGACAAGGGGAGCACCCATATCGCTACAACGTTCATGGGTCTCACCTCCTCGCGGTCCGTCACGGTGACGCGAACGCTACCAGCCGGGGTCACCCCGCCCAACCGGTTTTCCAGCGTGTGCAACCGTGCCGGGACCGCTGGCCACCGGCGACGCCCGCGGGCCTCAGTCCTCCGCCCGTCCACCCGGGCTGACCAGGCCGGTCTCGTAGGCCAGCACCACGGCCTGGACCCGGTCGCGCAGGCCGAGCTTGGCGAGGATCCGGGCCACGTGGGTCTTCACGGTGGCCTCGGAGAGGTGCAGTTGGGCGGCCAGCTCGGCGTTGCTCAGACCACGGGCGAGCTGCTGCAACACCTCGGCCTCACGGGCGGTCAGGGTCGCGAGGTCGCGGTGGTGGGCCGAGAGGTCCGCGACCACCTCGGGGGCGCTCTCGCGCGGGGCGAACCGGGCGACCAGTCGGCGGGTGATGGCGGGCGCCAGCAGCGCGTCGCCGGCCTGGACCATCCGGACGGCGGCCACCAGGTGTTCGGGGCTGACGTCCTTGAGCAGGAAGCCGCTGGCTCCGGCGGCCAGCGCCGCGTAGACGTAGTGGTCCAGGTCGAAGGTGGTCAGCACGATCACCCGGGGTGGGTCGTCGCCGCCGGCCAGGATCCGCCGGGTGGCCTCCAGTCCGTCCAACTCCGGCATCCGGATGTCCATCAGCACCACGTCCGGCCGGGTCCGGCGGACCGCCGCGATGGTCTGCAGCCCGTCGCCGGCCTCGGCGACCACCTCGATGCCCTGGGAGGCCAGGATCATCCGGAAGCCGGTGCGGACCAGCGCCTGGTCGTCGGCGATCACCACGCGCAGCGGGCTCGCGGCGCCTCCGGCGTTCACCTGGCCGCCAAGACTCGCAGCGCCTCCGGCGTTCACGTGGCCTCCAGCAGTCACAGCGCCTCCAGCGTTCACAGCGCCTCCAGGGGGATCAGGGCCTTGACACGGTAGCCGCCGGTCAGCCGCCGACCGGTCTGCAGGGTGCCGCCGTAGACCGCGACCCGCTCGCGCAGACCGATCAGCCCGCGGCCGTTCCCGGTGCCGGCGGCCTCGCCGGGCGTGCCCTCGGTGTTGGTCACCTCCACCGTCAACTGGTGGGCGCCGTAAGCGACTCGGACCACGGCATTAGCTCCCTGCGCGTGTTTGACCGCGTTGGTCAGCGCCTCCTGCACCACCCGGTAGGCGGCCAGTTCCACGCCGGGCGGCAGCGGGCGGCGCTCGCCGGTGACGGAGAGTTCGACCGGGAGTCCGGCGGCGCGGATCCGGCCGACCAGGCCCTCCAGTCCGTCGAGTCCGGGCTGCGGCAGGGTCTCGGCGGTGGCGGCGGGCCGGTCGCCCGCGCTGTCCATCGTCAGCAGGCCCATCACATGGCGCAGTTCGCCCATCGCGGCGCGTCCGCCGGTCTCGATGGCGAGCAGTGCCTCGCGGGTCTGCTCGGGGTCGGCGTCCAGCATCATCCGGCCGGCGCCGGCCTGGATCACCATCACGCTGACGTT is a genomic window of Kitasatospora azatica KCTC 9699 containing:
- a CDS encoding GNAT family N-acetyltransferase, which codes for MNSVHFTSGTGEPTVVITRVAETQWHAVEDDQVVGCGDASLRPDGRLFLSIDAWHRTVFDQLAEAMLADLPRPLYTLVDEADPDLTTSWKQLGFTVRHREWEYLVPTDPQITGLDSVQPPSDVTIVPAGEAQEGPLRALDREIREEVEATVGWQTMPAEVLPRPNGTTVLYPSKYAVAAQSDRYVGLVRVAPVTRQPRIGLIAVRADQHRRGIARALLAQVLGSLHRGGIETATAEVNESNRAALALFEGVGARRVASHLELVRR
- a CDS encoding response regulator, which produces MNAGGAASPLRVVIADDQALVRTGFRMILASQGIEVVAEAGDGLQTIAAVRRTRPDVVLMDIRMPELDGLEATRRILAGGDDPPRVIVLTTFDLDHYVYAALAAGASGFLLKDVSPEHLVAAVRMVQAGDALLAPAITRRLVARFAPRESAPEVVADLSAHHRDLATLTAREAEVLQQLARGLSNAELAAQLHLSEATVKTHVARILAKLGLRDRVQAVVLAYETGLVSPGGRAED